One Tunturibacter gelidoferens genomic region harbors:
- a CDS encoding 3-hydroxyacyl-CoA dehydrogenase/enoyl-CoA hydratase family protein translates to MPSSTIEAPTPQSAAKPSQSREHRQITKVAVLGAGTMGSRIAAHIANAGLPVVLLDIVPLGTDASAPKQERNKFVLAAMDGLKKSKPAAFYAVESSRLIAIGNFEDDLALIADCDWIIEVVAENLEIKRALLDKVQQHRRKDTIITSNTSGLPIHKIVEGMPMELRRHWFGTHFFNPPRYMRLLEIIPTPDTDPADIAAVERFCDLRLGKAIVHSHDTPNFIANRIGTFSMGNAIRLMQEQGLSIEEVDTLTGSALGWPKSGTFRLGDMVGVDVLAHVATNFSAQATRIKDERAEVTLAPFIGKMLEKKWLGDKTKQGFYKKEGKDAEGRDLRHVLDWQTLDYKPSMRPKFAAIEMAKNVESTHARIAQLLHADATKDKAAAFYWPLLTELFTYSANRVPEIADNIVEIDQAMKTGFNWELGPFEMFDAAGVLATTEKMRAAGAQISANVEKVLAYAEKHGEASPAWYKDDASIASGRLFFDPVSGEYKPVVTAEGVTSLVVIKKANGVVKKNPGASVIDLGDGVAAIELHSKMNALGDDIVSLITQTLKPSSEIVSNFEAFVITGDSTNFSVGANLMQLLLGVQEEEWDEVEMAVRAFQNMTQAIKFCPRPVVVAPYGMCLGGGVEISLHAAARQPHSELYMGLVEAGVGLIPGGGGCKEMTIRSVEAGSSIRPDARGEGVEIFEALKKNFETIAMAKVSTSAAEARSFGFFKQSDNITMNRERLLTDAKTKARAIADAGYSAPAPRTDIAAPGENALATLKLAVWTMREGQYISDHDAKIANWVAYALCGGKVTPGTPVTEQYLLDLEREAFLSLCGEKKTQERIAFTLKTGKPLRN, encoded by the coding sequence ATGCCTTCTAGCACCATCGAAGCACCCACGCCGCAGAGTGCGGCAAAGCCCAGCCAGTCTAGGGAACATAGACAGATCACCAAGGTTGCCGTTCTTGGAGCGGGAACCATGGGTTCGCGTATCGCAGCCCACATCGCCAATGCCGGGTTGCCGGTGGTTCTGCTGGATATCGTTCCGCTGGGTACGGATGCCAGTGCCCCGAAGCAGGAGCGGAACAAGTTTGTCCTGGCGGCCATGGATGGGTTGAAGAAGTCGAAGCCTGCGGCGTTTTATGCGGTCGAGAGCTCCCGGCTGATAGCGATTGGCAACTTCGAGGACGATCTGGCTCTGATCGCGGACTGTGACTGGATCATCGAGGTAGTGGCGGAGAATCTTGAGATCAAGCGGGCTCTGCTGGATAAGGTGCAGCAACATCGCCGTAAGGACACGATCATTACGAGCAATACGAGCGGACTGCCGATTCACAAGATCGTGGAAGGAATGCCGATGGAGTTGCGCCGCCATTGGTTTGGAACGCACTTCTTCAACCCGCCCCGGTACATGCGACTGCTCGAGATTATTCCGACTCCAGACACGGATCCGGCGGATATTGCGGCGGTGGAGCGCTTCTGCGATCTGCGGCTGGGGAAGGCGATTGTTCATTCGCACGATACGCCGAACTTTATTGCGAATCGGATTGGTACGTTCTCGATGGGGAATGCGATTCGCCTGATGCAGGAGCAGGGTCTGTCAATCGAGGAGGTTGATACGTTGACTGGCTCTGCGCTAGGTTGGCCGAAGAGTGGGACTTTTCGACTCGGCGATATGGTCGGCGTGGATGTACTGGCACATGTGGCGACGAACTTTTCCGCGCAGGCCACAAGGATCAAGGACGAGCGTGCCGAGGTGACGCTTGCGCCTTTTATCGGCAAGATGCTGGAGAAGAAGTGGCTTGGAGACAAGACAAAGCAGGGTTTTTATAAAAAGGAAGGCAAAGACGCAGAGGGTCGGGATCTGCGCCATGTTCTGGACTGGCAGACGCTGGACTACAAGCCGAGTATGCGGCCGAAGTTTGCTGCGATCGAGATGGCGAAGAATGTGGAGTCGACTCACGCACGCATCGCGCAGCTGCTGCATGCGGATGCGACGAAGGACAAGGCTGCTGCGTTTTACTGGCCGCTGCTGACGGAGCTGTTTACGTATAGCGCGAACCGGGTGCCGGAGATCGCGGACAATATAGTTGAGATCGATCAGGCTATGAAGACGGGTTTCAACTGGGAGCTTGGCCCATTTGAGATGTTCGATGCTGCGGGTGTGCTCGCCACGACGGAGAAGATGCGCGCTGCTGGTGCGCAGATCTCGGCGAACGTGGAGAAGGTTCTGGCTTATGCGGAGAAGCACGGCGAGGCGAGTCCTGCGTGGTACAAGGATGATGCTTCGATCGCATCGGGGCGGCTGTTCTTCGATCCTGTCAGCGGGGAATACAAGCCGGTGGTGACGGCGGAGGGAGTGACCTCGCTGGTGGTGATCAAGAAGGCGAATGGGGTAGTTAAGAAGAACCCGGGCGCATCGGTCATCGATCTGGGCGATGGAGTGGCTGCGATTGAGTTGCACTCCAAGATGAATGCACTGGGCGATGACATCGTCAGTCTGATTACACAGACGCTGAAGCCTTCGAGCGAGATCGTAAGCAACTTCGAGGCTTTCGTCATTACGGGTGACTCCACTAATTTTTCGGTCGGTGCGAACCTAATGCAGCTTCTCCTTGGGGTTCAGGAAGAGGAGTGGGATGAGGTGGAGATGGCAGTGCGCGCGTTCCAGAATATGACGCAGGCCATCAAGTTCTGTCCGCGCCCTGTGGTGGTTGCGCCATATGGAATGTGTCTGGGAGGAGGCGTGGAGATTTCGCTTCATGCCGCTGCGCGTCAGCCTCACTCTGAGCTTTATATGGGTCTGGTGGAAGCCGGCGTTGGGCTGATTCCGGGCGGCGGCGGTTGTAAGGAGATGACGATCCGGTCGGTAGAGGCTGGATCGAGCATTCGTCCGGACGCACGCGGCGAGGGCGTCGAGATATTTGAAGCGCTTAAGAAGAACTTCGAGACGATCGCGATGGCGAAAGTTTCGACCAGTGCGGCGGAGGCTCGTTCGTTCGGCTTCTTCAAGCAGTCGGACAACATTACGATGAATCGCGAGCGGCTGCTGACGGATGCGAAGACGAAGGCCCGCGCGATCGCCGATGCTGGCTATAGTGCGCCCGCCCCGCGTACTGACATTGCAGCTCCAGGAGAGAATGCACTGGCTACGCTGAAGCTGGCGGTGTGGACTATGCGGGAGGGGCAGTACATCTCTGATCATGACGCGAAAATCGCGAACTGGGTGGCGTATGCGCTATGCGGAGGGAAGGTCACACCGGGTACGCCGGTTACAGAGCAGTATCTGCTGGACCTTGAGCGTGAAGCTTTCCTATCGCTTTGTGGAGAAAAGAAGACGCAGGAGCGAATTGCGTTCACTTTGAAAACGGGCAAGCCTTTGCGGAATTAG